A single Anomalospiza imberbis isolate Cuckoo-Finch-1a 21T00152 chromosome 15, ASM3175350v1, whole genome shotgun sequence DNA region contains:
- the UBE2B gene encoding ubiquitin-conjugating enzyme E2 B: protein MSTPARRRLMRDFKRLQEDPPVGVSGAPSENNIMQWNAVIFGPEGTPFEDGTFKLVIEFSEEYPNKPPTVRFLSKMFHPNVYADGSICLDILQNRWSPTYDVSSILTSIQSLLDEPNPNSPANSQAAQLYQENKREYEKRVSAIVEQSWNDS from the exons ATGTCCACCCCGGCGCGCCGCCGCCTGATGCGCGACTTCAAGAG ATTGCAAGAAGACCCTCCTGTGGGTGTCAGTGGTGCACCATCTGAGAATAACATAATGCAATGGAATGCAGTTATATTTGG GCCAGAAGGAACACCTTTTGAAGATG GTACTTTTAAACTAGTAATAGAATTTTCTGAAGAATATCCAAATAAGCCTCCAACTGTTAGGTTTTTATCAAAAATGTTCCATCCAAATG TGTATGCAGATGGCAGCATATGTTTAGATATTCTTCAGAATCGCTGGAGTCCAACATACGATGTTTCGTCTATTTTAACTTCTATTCAG TCTCTGCTTGATGAACCCAATCCAAACAGTCCAGCAAACAGTCAGGCAGCACAACTTTACCAGGAGAACAAACGTGAATATGAGAAAAGAGTTTCAGCTATTGTCGAACAAAGTTGGAATGATTCGTAA